The following proteins are co-located in the Amphiprion ocellaris isolate individual 3 ecotype Okinawa chromosome 7, ASM2253959v1, whole genome shotgun sequence genome:
- the wdr95 gene encoding WD repeat-containing protein on Y chromosome has product MPLGKNIRWSSASGRLETGHVTSILSELGGTVERTGNRSRPGCRVEKTDDFSVPRRVGVNEDKKEQPEWLVRELLKQNRRRHSVTLGDTAQSMSQQHHNIDSTGSLKIDEKISLENLQQLKLAFEEFETGGLRCIDVNNFGRIVKKCLGLPNTSNAEIRRLFKKIDYSGQGKISWGEFCTHMLQEYKEKEETARRSKQVAFILPATMNASGHGISIVNIHSTSDGTVVTVREDGFVSLCSPELKPQKTKHMFNEGPANRKSKWASDFTLMVEYNKLMITTGDREIQLYELSTLEPYCQINALDTIPLTVDYNYTGSDKCCVLYGDTEGCVTIILISSVGDTLRLWNKLPKIENIPTIAIDIAVLSPNVTFVRWKVHHDWVTQAKYFPSFQAVVSSSNEESSSLVIGCILPLTDAEQELNEIREACYEGKTKNIQLCWTPQVRASCDQTVFSIYKGVKTFDLCQKHSLLATGGMDRLIRLWNPHFSGKPTGVLKGHSAPIIFLCISSEDSQIFSVSNDNTVKIWHIEDQCCLFTADPKESGIHGDISACSYSPAVKCLYVAADCLAMLSLKLRPRLHSHLMASHNEPVMCCGFSEEFRQVVSCTEGSVVKVWDFDSGHQVFEFGGTHDLSSITCMTFDLKGRRLITGGTDGCLKIWNFNNGQCLKTLKKDSECHEVCDCIFLKVHRKSYVMSVGRARRIDIYLDIPEDSHHVQKPQPSWQDDLKNGHKDDILCIAQCPPSLLATSSYNGEIIVWNVISGRVQCRLVSPLAAQHQNADALDTSVPSIIFLKNLQQLSLTTALLSSGAKGCVNLWNVLCGGKFVSAFKASKFQQKITKMAKTDKDMLLYAADRIGYIYVYSIEKFAPEQISPRAENFWRAHTSTITGLQVVDNDQVVLTSSTDHTVRLWSAQGEFIGTFGQPESWNVHISSSWMHPGVPFEVLIDPLSMPDNEILNAKSCHSDARTPVRDEADRGEVKTL; this is encoded by the exons atgccACTGGGGAAAAATATTCGCTGGTCTTCAGCCTCAGGAAGATTAGAAACTGGACACGTGACCAG CATCCTCTCTGAACTCGGTGGTACAGTGGAGAGGACAGGAAACAGATCCAGGCCAGGATGTCGGGTTGAGAAAACCGATGATTTCTCAGTACCAAGACGAGTGGGTGTCAATGAGGATAAAAAAGAGCAGCCTGAATGGTTGGTGCGAGAGCTGCTGAAACAGAACAGGCGGCGACACTCTGTTACACTTGGAGACACAGCTCAATCCATGAGTCAACAACACCACAATATTGATTCAACTGGCAGTCTCAAG ATTGATGAGAAGATATCACTTGAAAACCTCCAGCAACTGAAACTAGCATTTGAG GAATTTGAAACAGGGGGCTTGAGATGCATTGATGTGAACAATTTTGGACGTATAGTGAAGAAGTGTTTGGGTTTGCCTAACACA AGCAATGCTGAGATTCGAAGGTTGTTTAAGAAGATTGATTATTCAGGCCAAGGAAAAATTTCATGG GGTGAGTTCTGCACGCACATGCTGCAGGAGTataaagaaaaggaggaaacgGCAAGACGCAGCAAGCAGGTGGCCTTCATTTTACCAGCCACCATGAATGCCTCCGGTCACGGCATCTCTATCGTCAACATCCACTCAACCAGTGATGGCACTGTGGTAACAGTGCGGGAGGATGGGTTTGTTTCCCTCTGCAGCCCTGAGCTTAAACCCCAGAAGACAAAAcacatgttt AACGAAGGACCTGCAAATAGAAAGTCAAAATGGGCGAGTGACTTTACGCTGATGGTGGAGTACAACAAGCTGATGATCACAACAGG agacagagagatccAGCTTTATGAGCTTTCCACTTTGGAACCTTATTGTCAGATCAATGCCCTCGACACAATACCTTTGACTGTAGACTACAA CTACAccggctctgataaatgctgtgtTCTGTATGGAGACACTGAA GGATGTGTGACTATCATTTTAATATCCTCCGTTGGAGATACCCTCAG ATTATGGAATAAACTACCAAAGATTGAAAATATACCAACCATAGCAATAGATATTGCAGTACTGTCTCCAAATGTGACATTTGTCAGATGGAAGGTCCATCATGACTGGGTGACACAG gcaAAATATTTTCCCAGTTTTCAGGCTGTTGTCTCCTCATCAAATGAAGAATCTTCTTCTCTTGTTATCG GCTGCATACTGCCTTTAACTGATGCTGAGCAGGAACTGAATGAGATCAGGGAAGCCTGCTATGAGGGTAAAACCAAGAACATCCAACTGTGCTGGACTCCACAGGTGCGGGCATCTTGTGATCAGACCGTCTTCAGCATCTACAAAGGTGTCAAGACCTTTGACCTTTGTCAAAAGCACAGTTTGCTGGCCACTGGAGGCATGGACAGACTTATACGCTTGTGGAACCCGCATTTTTCTGG gAAACCAACCGGTGTTTTAAAAGGCCACTCTGCTCCCATCATCTTCCTCTGCATCTCCTCGGAGGACAGTCAGATCTTCTCTGTCTCCAACGACAACACTGTTAAA ATTTGGCACATTGAGGATCAGTGTTGTCTGTTTACAGCAGACCCTAAAGAGAGCGGGATCCACGGTGATATATCCGCATGCTCCTATTCCCCTGCTGTGAAATGTCTTTACGTTGCCGCAGACTGTTTGGCGATGCTCTCCCTGAAGCTAAG GCCGCGGCTTCACAGTCATCTGATGGCCTCACATAATGAGCCTGTAATGTGTTGTGGCTTCAGTGAGGAGTTTCGTCAAGTTGTCAGCTGCACTGAGGGATCT GTGGTTAAAGTCTGGGATTTTGACAGTGGACATCAGGTTTTTGAATTTGGTGGAACACATGACCTGTCTTCCATTACATGCATGACCTTTGACCTCAAAGGTAGAAG ACTCATCACAGGTGGAACAGATGGATGTTTAAAGATCTGGAACTTTAATAATGGCCAGTGCCTTAAGACGCTAAAGAAGG ACAGTGAATGTCATGAGGTGTGCGACTGTATCTTCCTCAAAGTTCACAGAAAATC CTATGTGATGTCTGTCGGAAGAGCCCGGAGGATTGACATTTACTTG GACATACCTGAGGACTCTCATCATGTCCAGAAGCCGCAGCCTTCATGGCAGGATGATCTG AAAAATGGCCATAAGGATGACATCCTTTGCATTGCACAGTGTCCCCCATCCCTCCTGGCCACCAGCAGCTACAATGGGGAGATTATAGTGTGGAACGTGATTTCTGGACGCGTACAGTGTCGGCTCGTCAGCCCTCTCGCAGCTCAACACCAAAACGCTGACG CACTGGATACAAGTGTTCCCAGCATCATTTTCCTGAAGAACTTGCAGCAGCTTTCCTTGACTACAGCTCTCCTTTCATCTGGGGCCAAAG gcTGTGTAAATCTCTGGAATGTGCTCTGCGGAGGAAAGTTTGTGAGCGCCTTCAAAGCG TCTAAATTCCAACAAAAGAtaacaaaaatggccaaaacagACAAGGACATGCTGCTGTATGCTGCTGACAGAATTGGTTACATCTATGTTTACAGCATTGAGAAGTTTGCCCCTGAGCAAATATCACCAAGAG cTGAAAACTTCTGGCGCGCTCACACCAGCACAATTACCGG CCTGCAGGTTGTTGACAATGATCAAGTGGTGCTTACTTCATCCACTGACCACACTGTGCGCCTGTGGAGTGCACAAGGAGAATTCATCG GGACCTTTGGGCAGCCTGAGAGCTGGAATGTCCACATCTCCTCATCCTGGATGCATCCTGGTGTCCCCTTTGAGGTTCTGATTGATCCTCTGAGTATGCCAGATAATGAAATTCTGAATGCAAAATCATGTCATTCGGATGCCAGGACTCCTGTCAGGGATGAGGCTGATAGAGGGGAAGTAAAG ACTCTGTGA
- the LOC118469785 gene encoding testis-expressed protein 26-like, whose product MATKESKQWWDPYETSYKKQFINQPNSAAEILLCPMSASFIDSYSKSGPFGSTVYNKDFCWKPSCKPECIRAGTASGQRRNNPHPSQSFMMWRLPRDAARNSEYVAFPWKCPPSEGEIRKALTAQYSSTYACDFMGLPQGYEDITKAEGRLARLHSRHHMPLSADAETRASYRQPKPELLGNLFHYSCKKNPNLACCGIVPTVVQRHIHTQKQKGSDVTTYDRFYGKRVGDVTSVIKSLLPQELQQLHRILPEEEKEAVKSVLSKDACPNNREKMNKLPAVVHRSCSPEWISSWPGPL is encoded by the exons ATGGCAACCAAAG AGAGCAAACAGTGGTGGGATCCGTATGAGACATCTTATAAGAAACAGTTCATCAACCAGCCAAACTCAGCTGCAGAGATTCTGCT GTGCCCAATGTCAGCATCATTTATAGACTCCTATTCAAAGTCTGGACCTTTTGGTTCAACTGTATACAATAAGGACTTCTGCTGGAAGCCATCCTGTAAACCTGAATGCATTCGCGCAGGAACAGCCTCAGGACAGAGGAGAAACAACCCGCATCCCAGCCAG TCTTTCATGATGTGGAGGCTGCCGAGGGATGCTGCACGAAACTCTGAGTATGTTGCGTTTCCCTGGAAATGTCCCCCATCTGAGGGGGAGATACGTAAAGCATTGAcagcacagtactcctccacCTACGCATGTGACTTCATGGGTTTGCCTCAAG GATATGAGGACATCACTAAAGCAGAAGGACGACTTGCACGGCTGCACAGCAGGCATCACATGCCACTCTCCGCTGACGCTGAGACGAGGGCCAGTTACCGCCAGCCAAAGCCTGAGCTGCTGGGCAATCTCTTCCActacagctgcaaaaaaaatccaaacctGGCCTGCTGTGGTATCG TTCCAACTGTTGTGCAAAGACACATCCACACTCAGAAGCAGAAGGGATCAGATGTGACAACCTATGACCGGTTTTATGGAAAGAGAGTCGGCGATGTCACATCTGTGATAAAGTCTCTGTTGCcccaggagctgcagcagctgcacagaaTTTTACCTGAGGAGG AAAAGGAGGCTGTAAAATCAGTTTTGAGTAAAGATGCTTGTCCAAACAACAGggagaaaatgaataaacttcCAGCGGTTGTGCATAGGTCCTGCTCACCTGAGTGGATATCAAGCTGGCCAGGACCTCTCTAA